From the Acidicapsa ligni genome, one window contains:
- a CDS encoding DUF1552 domain-containing protein, with protein MFIQGKHLSRRSVLRGLGAAVSLPLLDAMVPSLNPIVAAAVTTKAKTRFAAIEIVHGAAGSTMDGTNKHYWSPAKEGADFEITPSLEPLKDLRKYLTVVTGTDLKAAGSFAPSEEGGDHFRSSAAYLTAAHPKMTEGSDISAGISIDQLYAKRFGQGTPLESLQLCIEDVDATGACAYGYACVYSDTISWASPTQPLPMLRDPRVAFERLFGDGATAEERAARRSLDQSILDGIVGDVKRLNGTLAGPDKARLEEYLTDVRGLETRIQNIERYNATAREAGANAQLPTAPVGIPENYDEHVKLMFDLQVLAFAADVTRVSAFKLSRDVSQRVFPGVGVSTPFHSASHHGESPAKIAEFAKVNRYHVSLLAYFLDKLEKTPDGDGNLLEHSAILYGSPMGDSNVHNHKRVPMLVAGHANGAIKGNFHLKTAEETPTANLYLTLMRRLGMDLPSIGDSTGELAI; from the coding sequence ATGTTTATTCAAGGAAAGCATCTATCACGGCGCTCGGTGTTGAGGGGTCTCGGAGCGGCAGTAAGTTTGCCGCTGCTGGACGCCATGGTTCCGTCACTGAATCCAATCGTTGCGGCTGCGGTGACTACCAAAGCGAAGACGCGCTTTGCGGCTATTGAGATCGTGCATGGCGCAGCGGGCAGCACGATGGATGGAACCAACAAGCACTACTGGTCTCCCGCGAAAGAAGGTGCGGACTTTGAGATAACTCCGTCGCTTGAGCCTTTGAAGGACCTGCGCAAATATCTCACCGTTGTGACCGGCACGGACTTGAAAGCGGCAGGCTCGTTCGCCCCCAGCGAAGAGGGCGGTGACCATTTCCGTTCGAGCGCGGCATATCTTACGGCGGCGCATCCGAAGATGACTGAGGGCTCGGACATCTCTGCGGGCATTTCGATTGATCAGCTTTATGCCAAGCGATTTGGGCAGGGTACTCCTCTCGAAAGTTTGCAGCTTTGCATCGAAGATGTGGACGCAACGGGAGCTTGCGCATACGGCTATGCATGCGTGTATTCCGACACGATCAGTTGGGCTTCGCCGACTCAGCCACTGCCCATGCTGCGCGATCCGCGTGTGGCCTTTGAGCGCTTGTTTGGCGATGGCGCAACGGCTGAAGAGCGTGCTGCACGACGCAGTCTTGATCAAAGCATTCTGGATGGAATTGTCGGCGATGTTAAGCGCTTGAATGGAACGCTTGCCGGTCCGGACAAAGCGCGTCTTGAGGAATATCTGACCGACGTTCGCGGTCTTGAGACGCGTATTCAGAACATTGAGCGCTATAACGCAACGGCGCGTGAGGCGGGCGCAAACGCTCAATTGCCGACTGCTCCCGTAGGCATTCCGGAAAACTATGACGAGCATGTGAAGCTGATGTTTGATCTGCAGGTGCTGGCGTTTGCGGCAGATGTGACACGCGTCTCTGCATTCAAGCTAAGCCGCGATGTAAGTCAGCGGGTGTTTCCTGGAGTCGGAGTTTCCACGCCTTTTCATTCTGCTTCGCATCATGGTGAGAGCCCGGCGAAGATTGCCGAGTTCGCCAAGGTGAATCGCTATCACGTCTCGTTGCTCGCGTACTTCCTCGACAAGCTGGAGAAGACTCCAGACGGCGATGGCAATTTGCTGGAGCATTCGGCCATTTTGTATGGAAGCCCGATGGGAGATTCGAACGTGCATAACCACAAGCGCGTTCCAATGCTTGTAGCCGGTCATGCGAATGGAGCGATCAAGGGCAATTTTCACTTGAAGACAGCAGAGGAAACGCCGACTGCAAATCTGTATCTCACGTTGATGCGCAGGCTTGGTATGGATTTGCCTTCGATTGGTGATAGCACGGGTGAGTTGGCGATCTAA